From a single Aspergillus puulaauensis MK2 DNA, chromosome 2, nearly complete sequence genomic region:
- the cpcC gene encoding putative protein kinase (Gcn2) (COG:J;~EggNog:ENOG410PHNI;~InterPro:IPR036621,IPR017441,IPR008271,IPR016135, IPR006575,IPR024435,IPR041715,IPR016255,IPR000719, IPR011009;~PFAM:PF07714,PF13393,PF12745,PF05773,PF00069;~go_function: GO:0004672 - protein kinase activity [Evidence IEA];~go_function: GO:0004694 - eukaryotic translation initiation factor 2alpha kinase activity [Evidence IEA];~go_function: GO:0005515 - protein binding [Evidence IEA];~go_function: GO:0005524 - ATP binding [Evidence IEA];~go_process: GO:0000077 - DNA damage checkpoint [Evidence IEA];~go_process: GO:0006468 - protein phosphorylation [Evidence IEA];~go_process: GO:0010998 - regulation of translational initiation by eIF2 alpha phosphorylation [Evidence IEA]) codes for MPHHHKKTANASKNASPRAEKKQIFPDSVPFTSPVVAPTNYLEIHQNEVEALRSIYGDDFEEVQHRRSAWHQSSEFMFKLHLRASSNPDVHLDLLVELPTTYPKTCPNITAENLEDLRRGAQSRIRDILRNNPQTLLGSEMVYELAVSIQDILEDAAEAQAQDQDIPSLEEERIVQETAANERAEREKEEEFRKQQAASAKEELELKQLVQDAITKRTKALSRRKSKTPGLETAGDAEGLVNLPGAITFDPPLVMTDAEEGSLVFRAVYGKTLLKSGHGASTFIVRPVISENRPCAPLLVLKELSINEKGADTLSFREQMRLSEDRLEGLKRLRHQNLVDFIGFKILTPLYTNDSRDSTWTVFALVEHANKGCLSEFLDMVGTAPVEMLRSWTIQLLEALEYYHRHGFVHGDIHSGRVLLFRNPSGGTIVKLLSSIKEALPDPAGNTRSLTISKSPFWLPPELTQGSSSPTMKTDVWDLGIVFLQMGFGKDVLQRYTSANALTDSLDLSPPLQDLLQEFFRPSPNRRPTAFQLQPSEFFRVDSPLVMRTSASNSMSLSRRPRLESFNGGFPSFSRYHQDFDEAGRLGKGGFGEVVKARNKLDGRFYAIKKISHKSAAALKDTLSEIMLLSRLNHPYVVRYYTAWLEEDYDQRDDEAISFTDGNSVVSTHSEDFEYSTTGGLDFISSSGYPNIEFAADSDNEDAGTVSTKEKGSTPETFGTESGTGKELSRVRSGSQGRPMLTALYIQMEYCEKHTLRDLIKNGLYDDIDRSWRLFRQVLDGLSHIHGNGIIHRDLKPDNIFIDAASNPRIGDFGLATSGQFTTAVRSSATVDFGGNLTRSLGTTYYVAPEMKSGFAGHYNEKVDMYSLGVIFLEMCHPLPTNMERDQTLRSIRERHHVLPSTFRDPEKVVQGKIIESLLSHNPAERPSASELLHSGQIPLQVEEETFRRAIMHLLSDPSSPDYRKILTAIFSQSPKKVEDITWDMESRGAPAANELLVHGLVKERLTSIFRKHGAVETTRQMLFPKSQHYNSGDVRLLDASGNMLQLPFDLTLPNARAIPRQDPSLEKTFAFGTVYRDTPHDGEPRTHKEVDFDIVSRNTLDLALKEAEVIKVLDEIIQEFPPLRASPMCFLINHSDLLQLIMEFCRIKPSQVPLVKEVMSRLNVGKYSMQKIRSELRSPAIGVASTSIDELARFDFRDTPKQTQKRLRSIMEGTEFSERLTPIFARINSLVAFLQGFEVKRKVYISPLGSLNDKFFRGSILFQCIFDGKRRDVFAAGGRYDSLVQDFRSGVTTNHAQPHAVGFNLSWDRLSSAMIDYLKAPTRTSLKHSETEVGDFWKTRRCDVLVASFDPAVLREMGVKLTQDLWSNDISAELAVDASSLEELIAKYKEHNHSWIVIAKQDSKERGFKVRCLVPKEEFDIRASELVPWLRSEIRARNIREGAQENSRYSRLPSQSEANPGTSERANDVRILVPQHRSKKTNRRNIVEQALTRSREVVEKALNGPIAAIDTRDDLLQAIRDTRLSDHDSWRGVIQNAPLTERKYLNQVHELLLDLANESRGEGAESSGNAFIYNFRTGSCLYYDLGSGIDR; via the exons ATGCCTCACCATCACAAGAAGACCGCAAATGCCTCCAAGAACGCCTCTCCCCGggcggagaagaaacaaataTTCCCGGATTCTGTGCCCTTTACATCGCCGGTAGTCGCTCCGACGAATTATCTTGAAATACACCAGAACGAGGTTGAGGCACTACGCTCAATCTATGGCGACGACTTCGAAGAGGTGCAGCACCGGCGGTCTGCCTGGCAC CAATCGTCGGAGTTTATGTTCAAGCTCCATTTACGTgcctcctccaaccccgaTGTACATTTAGATTTGCTTGTGGAGCTGCCCACTACATATCCTAAGACATGTCCAAATATTACAGCCGAAAACCTAGAAGACCTTCGCCGAGGCGCGCAGTCAAGGATTCGAGATATCCTTCGAAACAACCCCCAAACTCTTCTGGGGTCAGAAATGGTATACGAACTGGCGGTTTCGATTCAGGATATTCTCGAAGATGCGGCCGAAGCTCAAGCTCAGGATCAGGACATTCCAagtttggaggaggagcggatAGTGCAAGAAACTGCAGCAAACGAACGAGCGGAGCGtgaaaaggaggaagaattCCGAAAGCAACAAGCGGCTTCAGCGAAGGAGGAACTAGAACTCAAACAACTGGTACAAGATGCAATAACCAAGCGAACCAAAGCATTATCACGTcggaaaagcaaaacaccCGGGCTGGAAACAGCGGGTGACGCCGAGGGCCTGGTCAATTTACCAGGGGCAATCACATTTGATCCACCGTTAGTAATGACGGATGCAGAGGAGGGTTCTTTGGTGTTCCGAGCAGTATACGGGAAGACTTTGTTAAAAAGTGGCCATGGTGCAAGCACATTTATAGTGAGACCTGTGATTTCAGAGAACCGACCATGTGCTCCCCTTCTAGTATTGAAGGAACTGTCCATTAATGAAAAGGGAGCTGATACTCTATCCTTTCGCGAGCAAATGCGGCTGAGTGAGGACAGGCTTGAAGGTCTGAAGAGGCTCCGACATCAGAATCTGGTTGACTTCATCGGGTTCAAGATCCTCACACCATTATATACCAACGACTCCAGAGACAGCACGTGGACTGTATTTGCACTGGTTGAGCACGCGAACAAGGGGTGTCTTTCCGAGTTTCTAGATATGGTTGGAACAGCACCGGTCGAAATGCTCCGTAGCTGGACCATCCAACTTCTTGAAGCGCTCGAGTATTATCACCGACATGGTTTTGTTCATGGAGACATCCATTCTGGACGTGTTTTGTTATTCAGAAACCCTAGCGGTGGGACGATCGTGAAGCTGCTCTCAAGCATCAAAGAAGCTCTGCCCGACCCAGCTGGAAATACACGTTCTCTCACAATCTCCAAGTCTCCATTTTGGCTCCCCCCAGAGCTAACACAGGGAAGCTCTTCTCCAACCATGAAGACTGACGTTTGGGACCTTGGGATAGTCTTTCTTCAGATGGGCTTCGGAAAAGATGTTCTTCAACGATATACATCCGCAAATGCGTTAACTGATAGTCTTGATTTATCGCCGCCGTTACAAGACTTGCTGCAGGAGTTTTTTAGGCCAAGTCCAAACAGAAGGCCAACAGCCTTTCAGTTGCAGCCTTCCGAATTTTTCCGAGTTGACAGTCCATTGGTCATGCGTACGAGCGCCTCAAACTCTATGTCGCTCTCACGGCGCCCACGTCTTGAATCATTTAACGGCGGTTTCCCCTCATTTTCACGCTATCATCAAGATTTCGATGAGGCTGGACGCTTGGGTAAAGGTGGCTTCGGCGAGGTCGTTAAGGCACGGAACAAATTAGACGGTCGTTTCTATGCCATCAAGAAAATTTCACATAAATCCGCTGCTGCATTGAAAGATACACTATCAGAAATCATGCTCTTGTCACGCTTGAATCATCCGTATGTGGTGCGCTATTATACCGCTTGGCTTGAGGAAGATTATGATCAAAGAGATGACGAGGCTATCTCGTTTACCGACGGGAATTCCGTTGTCAGTACACACTCGGAGGATTTTGAGTATAGCACCACTGGCGGGCTTGATTTCATCAGCTCGAGCGGATACCCCAACATAGAGTTCGCTGCAGACAGTGATAATGAGGACGCTGGAACGGTATCTACCAAGGAGAAAGGCTCCACACCAGAAACATTTGGAACGGAGAGTGGTACGGGCAAGGAACTCAGTCGTGTAAGATCGGGCTCGCAGGGTAGACCCATGCTTACTGCGCTGTATATTCAAATGGAATATTGTGAAAAGCAT ACACTTCGAGACCTTATAAAAAACGGCTTATACGACGATATCGATCGGTCCTGGCGTTTGTTCCGCCAAGTACTCGACGGATTGTCCCATATCCACGGAAATGGGATTATCCACCGCGATCTCAAACCTGATAACATCTTCATAGATGCTGCCAGCAACCCGCGTATTGGAGATTTTGGGTTAGCCACCAGCGGCCAGTTCACCACAGCGGTGCGCTCTTCTGCAACGGTGGATTTCGGTGGCAATCTTACTCGAAGCCTAGGCACTACTTATTATGTAGCACCAGAGATGAAGTCAGGGTTCGCTGGGCACTACAATGAGAAGGTTGAT ATGTACTCACTGGGGGTTATTTTCCTCGAAATGTGCCATCCGTTACCGACGAATATGGAACGTGATCAAACTCTGCGGAGTATCAGAGAAAGACATCATGTTCTTCCAAGTACATTCCGAGACCCCGAGAAAGTGGTTCAGGGCAAGATTATTGAGTCTCTCTTGAGCCACAATCCAGCCGAACGACCTTCTGCGTCAGAGTTACTGCATAGCGGTCAGATTCCACTTCaggtcgaggaggaaacTTTCAGACGTGCGATCATGCATTTGCTTTCCGATCCAAGCTCTCCCGACTACAGGAAGATTCTGACTGCAATATTTTCTCAATCTCCAAAAAAGGTTGAAGACATCACCTGGGACATGGAATCACGTGGAGCCCCAGCAGCGAACGAGCTTCTAGTGCACGGTCTGGTCAAGGAAAGACTTACATCAATTTTCCGCAAGCACGGCGCGGTAGAAACTACGAGACAGATGTTGTTTCCGAAATCCCAGCACTATAATAGTGGCGATGTGAGGCTTCTCGATGCTTCCGGGAATATGCTTCAATTACCATTTGATCTAACACTTCCAAACGCACGTGCCATTCCTCGACAAGACCCTTCACTAGAAAAGACCTTTGCTTTTGGAACCGTTTATCGAGATACTCCTCACGATGGCGAGCCCAGGACTCATAAAGAAGTGGACTTCGATATTGTGTCCCGCAATACCTTGGACCTCGCCTTGAAGGAGGCAGAAGTGATCAAGGTTCTTGATGAGATCATTCAGGAATTTCCGCCATTAAGAGCTAGCCCAATGTGTTTCTTGATAAACCATTCCGACTTGCTCCAGCTTATCATGGAATTTTGTCGCATAAAGCCTTCCCAAGTTCCATTAGTCAAAGAAGTAATGAGCAGACTCAACGTCGGCAAGTATTCAATGCAGAAGATTCGAAGTGAGCTTCGCTCGCCTGCAATCGGCGTTGCGTCTACGTCGATTGATGAACTTGCTAGGTTTGATTTTCGAG ATACACCAAAACAAACCCAAAAGAGGCTGCGGTCCATTATGGAAGGCACCGAGTTCTCCGAGAGGTTGACGCCGATATTCGCGAGGATCAATTCTCTGGTTGCCTTTTTGCAGGGCTTCGAAGTGAAACGGAAAGTCTACATTAGCCCTCTAGGAAGCCTAAACGACAAATTTTTCCGGGGAAGCATACTCTTCCAGTGTATATTCGACGGCAAAAGACGCGATGTCTTCGCAGCCGGGGGTCGGTATGACTCCTTGGTTCAAGATTTCCGCTCAGGAGTTACGACAAACCACGCCCAGCCTCATGCCGTGGGCTTCAATTTGAGTTGGGACAGGCTTAGTTCTGCGATGATCGACTATCTCAAAGCACCTACCAGGACATCCCTCAAGCATTCAGAAACCGAAGTCGGAGATTTCTGGAAAACGAGAAGA TGCGATGTACTCGTTGCGAGTTTTGACCCAGCGGTCCTGCGCGAGATGGGTGTCAAACTGACCCAAGATCTCTGGTCCAACGATATTAGTGCGGAATTGGCCGTTGATGCGTCCTCACTTGAAGAGCTCATCGCCAAATACAAAGAACATAACCATAGCTGGATCGTCATTGCGAAACAAGATAGCAAAGAGAGAGGGTTCAAAGTTCGTTGCCTTGTACCAAAGGAAGAATTCGATATACGGGCGTCCGAGCTTGTACCTTGGCTTCGAAGCGAGATACGTGCACGCAATATCCGCGAGGGGGCACAGGAAAACTCCCGGTATTCTCGCCTCCCCAGCCAGTCGGAAGCGAACCCAGGCACGAGTGAGCGAGCAAATGATGTCCGCATCCTCGTCCCACAGCACCGAAGCAAGAAGACAAACCGGAGGAATATTGTGGAACAAG CTCTTACGCGTTCGCGCGAGGTAGTTGAAAAGGCACTTAATGGCCCGATTGCTGCCATTGACACTCGTGACGATTTGCTCCAAGCCATCAGGGATACCCGCTTGTCTGATCATGACAGTTGGCGTGGAGTTATACAAAATGCGCCGCTGACCGAGCGGAAATACCTGAACCAAGTTCACGAATTACTCCTGGACCTGGCAAACGAAAGCCGGGGAGAAGGTGCCGAAAGTTCTGGCAACGCTTTCATCTACAATTTCCGGACAGGGTCGTGTTTATATTACGATTTGGGAAGCGGAATTGACCGGTGA
- a CDS encoding uncharacterized protein (COG:S;~EggNog:ENOG410PPK6;~InterPro:IPR021589;~PFAM:PF11500) encodes MMGWMGGQNDHGADSKVMEPPETPAPMFALRAFQSALFGTPKANDDDNTKSHLKTNGQDNNRQFNKDNTTQKPPEEREDIPRVTPADTDLATNTMASPTKSILMTPGTASNRRKTVSFGHGVVDNERKREDTSSKPIKTPTTLSGNISSQWSSGLSEGKRSKLTQALMDSREKPAKSSETPSQKPDHSRPAKADSKPEAADAQGDDGEDTINMDEPRSQSGKYWKAEFDSYKSKTALEIRRLIQYRSAAKTYAKKKDEEAYRLASKLKEGELKVEEMERHVTQLASTMVTENTRADKEQLVHNLTKQTALALQYKHKVSLLRKALEEHGVVGEEVEDIAGQEEPNFTSKEESETLQKSQQSLAQAKAKMKEMKQQQSEFEELRDLALSSEQKASYLKKENDNLKHTLARSKQEVSKYESRRKEREAKLKQREAKLEARIQEYRERLKSTSQQHREQEDYMRLSFDEERRYMQEQIDVLQTKLRAFESATEIRARARPESRRDYHGVQVQDFGVSSPQKDGLEETDEIDQPPSPSPRGKDRRVYGLESDLADSDLRRAMKEMGIEDIDEKFNNLGMSPLKAYKAPRYQEDTDIIPSSPPENPTIETGTWSDANRRRTQDHRLSHQPSHATTSLPSRRLHLDDSHQLRPERLRSRRSATKYSLDALSSLPDAYLIDRAKRRQTVSTGQRDPLSMERKMAAQARLKRKGDSKGREEGKENIRTSVRN; translated from the exons atgatgggatggatgggtgGTCAAAATGACCATGGCGCAG ACTCCAAGGTTATGGAGCCTCCAGAAACCCCTGCGCCCATGTTCGCGCTCCGCGCATTCCAAAGTGCTCTTTTTGGAACGCCAAAGGCCAATGATGACGACAATACCAAGTCTCACCTGAAAACAAACGGACAAGACAACAATCGGCAATTTAACAAAGACAACACTACACAGAAACCACCAGAGGAAAGGGAGGATATTCCCAGGGTCACCCCAGCGGATACGGATCTGGCTACGAACACGATGGCATCCCCGACAAAAAGTATCCTTATGACTCCTGGCACGGCATCGAATCGGCGGAAAACTGTCTCCTTCGGACACGGTGTTGTCGACAATGAGCGCAAGCGTGAGGACACTTCGAGCAAACCCATCAAAACCCCAACAACGTTATCCGGAAATATCAGCAGTCAGTGGTCATCAGGCTTATcggaagggaagagaagcaAACTTACCCAGGCCCTGATGGATTCACGAGAAAAGCCCGCCAAATCCTCTGAAACCCCATCTCAAAAGCCGGATCACAGTCGTCCAGCAAAAGCCGATTCTAAGCCCGAAGCAGCAGACGCGCAAGGGGATGACGGTGAAGATACAATCAACATGGATGAACCACGCTCTCAATCTGGCAAATACTGGAAGGCGGAATTTGACAGCTACAAATCCAAGACTGCACTAGAAATCAGGAGGCTCATTCAGTATCGTTCGGCGGCGAAAACATACGCGAAAAAgaaagatgaggaggctTACCGTCTAGCTTCAAAGTTGAAAGAGGGAGAGCTAAAAGTCGAAGAGATGGAGCGTCATGTAACGCAACTTGCTTCCACGATGGTTACCGAGAACACGCGGGCTGATAAGGAGCAACTCGTCCACAACCTCACAAAGCAAACAGCTCTGGCGCTTCAATACAAACACAAGGTCAGCTTACTGCGTAAGGCTTTGGAGGAACACGgcgtcgtcggcgaagaagttgaggatattgctggGCAGGAGGAACCTAATTTCACTTCAAAGGAGGAATCGGAAACTTTGCAAAAGTCTCAGCAGTCTTTGGCCCAGGCGAAGGCCAAAATGAAGGAAATGAAACAACAGCAGTCGGAGTTTGAAGAGCTTAGAGACCTCGCCCTCAGTTCTGAGCAGAAGGCCTCATatttgaagaaggaaaatgacAATCTCAAACATACACTGGCCCGTTCCAAACAAGAAGTATCGAAATACGAAAGTCGACGCAAGGAAAGGGAAGCGAAGCTGAAACAACGTGAAGCTAAACTGGAGGCGCGAATTCAAGAGTATCGTGAACGGCTGAAATCGACGTCACAGCAGCAtcgagagcaagaagatTACATGAGACTCTCATTCGATGAAGAGCGCCGCTATATGCAGGAACAAATCGATGTGTTGCAAACAAAGCTACGAGCTTTCGAGAGTGCAACAGAGATTAGAGCGCGAGCTCGGCCAGAAAGCCGCAGAGATTACCATGGGGTCCAGGTACAGGACTTCGGCGTCTCCAGTCCTCAGAAGGACGGCCTTGAAGAGACAGATGAGATTGATCAACCACCTAGTCCGAGCCCTCGCGGCAAGGATCGCCGCGTCTATGGATTGGAGAGCGACCTCGCAGACTCAGATTTGCGGAGGGCAATGAAGGAGATGGGCATTGAAGATATCGATGAAAAATTCAACAATCTCGGAATGTCCCCTCTCAAAGCATATAAGGCTCCTCGTTATCAAGAGGACACCGATATTATCCCATCTTCGCCTCCCGAGAACCCGACAATCGAGACTGGTACATGGTCAGATGCGAACCGTCGACGCACTCAAGATCATCGTCTTTCACACCAACCCTCACATGCAACCACTTCTCTTCCTAGTCGTCGACTACATCTAGACGATAGTCATCAGCTGCGTCCTGAGCGTCTCCGATCCCGACGATCGGCTACTAAATATAGTCTCGACGCTTTGTCTTCACTGCCAGACGCGTACCTTATCGACCGTGCGAAGAGGCGACAAACCGTTTCTACAGGACAACGCGATCCATTATCTATGGAGCGGAAAATGGCGGCCCAGGCGCGCCTTAAGCGAAAGGGCGACAGTAAGGGTAGAGAGGAAGGCAAAGAGAACATACGAACAAGTGTCAGAAATTAA
- a CDS encoding damage-control phosphatase ARMT1 family protein (COG:T;~EggNog:ENOG410PGEW;~InterPro:IPR036075,IPR002791,IPR039763;~PFAM:PF01937;~go_function: GO:0051998 - protein carboxyl O-methyltransferase activity [Evidence IEA]), with product MEFDPKTPSYLTSDPKSFGHKSVNDRWPVIVTSAIDDLHRTVADVTDEEKRKEGKSIIEQLAKLKYEIQHDRQMTPLQDDSEPGIEEYNEELEQRGNPKWHDVSWLFSECYLYRRVATLFALSKHWKRYDVFSRQKMDTFKSSRPAVIELAARYKELATEAKKGHNTEETDRLLFREMCEICLWGNATDLSLLTSLTYEDIQKLQGSQARKDAEENILVNDLDAAFAALRQSKNEGKAERRVDIVLDNAGFELFVDLILAGYLLSAGIATSVALRPKVIPWFVSDVVPQDFADLIQALADPQSFYTAPDDSGREKTPLSDKELEEVKFLFDQWSNFHAEGKLIIRPHPFWTMGGSYWRLPHVAPDLFEDLKESELVLFKGDLNYRKLTNDAAWDPTTPFTTAIGPLGPHSGIRAMSFRTCKADVVVGLPAGKDEELRKVYGGSGSGGREWAWSGKWAVISFSDGKA from the exons ATGGAGTTCGATCCCAAGACCC CGTCATACCTCACCTCCGACCCGAAGAGCTTCGGCCACAAGTCCGTCAACGACCGATGGCCCGTCATTGTG ACCAGTGCCATCGACGACCTGCACCGGACCGTCGCCGATGtcaccgacgaggagaagcgcaaagaaggaaaatCGATCATTGAGCAGCTGGCGAAGCTCAAATATGAGATCCAGCATGATAGACAGATGAC TCCTCTCCAGGATGACAGCGAACCGGGTATCGAGGAGTACAACGAGGAATTGGAGCAGCGAGGAAACCCCAAGTGGCATGACGTGTCATGGCTATTTTCGGAGTGCTATCTCT ACAGGCGTGTGGCCACTCTATTTGCCCTCTCAAAGCATTGGAAGAGATACGATGTATTTTCCCGCCAGAAGATGGACACCTTCAAGTCTTCGCGACCCGCCGTGATTGAATTAGCAGCTAGATACAAGGAATTGGCCACTGAGGCGAAGAAAGGACACAACACTGAAGAAACTGACCGTCTGCTTTTCAGGGAGATGTGCGAGATCTGTCTATGGGGGAATGCGACGGATCTTTCACTTTTGACATCTCTCACCTACGAGGATATCCAGAAACTGCAGGGCTCCCAGGCGCGCAAGGACGCAGAGGAAAACATTCTCGTTAATGACCTGGACGCCGCATTCGCTGCTCTCAGACAAAGCAAGAACGAAGGGAAGGCAGAACGCCGCGTGGACATTGTCCTGGACAACGCCGGTTTCGAGCTTTTCGTCGACCTTATCCTTGCTGGATACCTCTTGTCCGCTGGCATCGCCACATCGGTGGCCCTCCGCCCCAAGGTGATCCCCTGGTTCGTGTCGGATGTTGTCCCTCAAGACTTCGCGGACCTTATCCAGGCCCTGGCCGACCCACAGAGCTTCTACACTGCACCTGATGACTCTGGAAGAGAAAAGACCCCGCTTTCAGACaaggagcttgaagaagtcaagTTCCTTTTCGATCAGTGGAGCAACTTCCACGCGGAGGGCAAGTTGATTATCCGCCCTCACCCCTTCTGGACCATGGGTGGCAGCTACTGGCGCTTACCGCACGTCGCACCGGACCTGTTCGAAGACCTGAAAGAGTCCGAACTCGTCCTTTTCAAGGGCGACCTTAACTACAGAAAGCTGACAAACGAT GCTGCCTGGGACCCTACGACACCCTTCACAACCGCCATCGGTCCGCTAGGCCCGCACTCCGGCATCCGTGCCATGTCCTTCCGTACCTGCAAGGCCGATGTCGTTGTTGGTCTCCCCGCTGGcaaagacgaggaactgCGCAAGGTCTATGGAGGCTCGGGATCCGGGGGCCGCGAATGGGCTTGGAGTGGGAAATGGGCCGTGATATCTTTCTCTGATGGAAAGGCTTGA
- the ppt1 gene encoding protein serine/threonine phosphatase PPT1 (BUSCO:EOG09261M78;~COG:T;~EggNog:ENOG410PGEW;~InterPro:IPR029052,IPR019734,IPR006186,IPR013026, IPR004843,IPR041753,IPR011990,IPR013235,IPR011236;~PFAM:PF08321,PF00149;~go_function: GO:0004721 - phosphoprotein phosphatase activity [Evidence IEA];~go_function: GO:0005515 - protein binding [Evidence IEA];~go_function: GO:0016787 - hydrolase activity [Evidence IEA];~go_process: GO:0006470 - protein dephosphorylation [Evidence IEA]), whose amino-acid sequence MASQDVEAATALKVQGNKAFVQHEWPAAVDFYTQAIGKYDKEPSFFSNRAQCHIKLEAYGFAVADATKALELDSNYIKAYWRRALANSAILNYRDAVKDFKAVVKREPGNRDAKLKLAECEKLVRRLEFEKAIEVADPPSAFESLDIDAIPVDDAYDGVKLGTEMTQEFVDDMIERFKNGKKIHRKYAFQIVKAVKDLVYAEPTMVEIGVDQGTKLTVCGDTHGQFFDLLEIFRLNGYPTDTHAYLFNGDFVDRGSWSTEIALLLYAYKWLRPNGIFLNRGNHETDDMNKVYGFEGECKAKYNETMFKVFSESFSALPLATLIGNKFLVLHGGLFSNDKTTLDDIRKLDRHNQRQPGQQGLMMEMLWTDPQTEPGRGPSKRGVGLQFGPDVTKRFCENNGLEAIIRSHEVRMNGYEVEHDGRCITVFSAPKYCDATENKGAFIKIGPELKLEYQVFEAVPHPDIKPMAYAQSSLMSMM is encoded by the exons ATGGCCTCTCAGGATGTCGAGGCAGCCACTGCACTCAAGGTGCAGGGCAACAAGGCCTTCGTTCAGCATGAATGGCCCGCCGCAGTGGACTTTTATACGCAGGCGATTGGAAAGTACGACAAGGAACCGTCGTTCTTCAGCAACCGAGCGCAG TGCCACATCAAACTCGAAGCATACGGGTTCGCGGTCGCGGACGCCACAAAGGCCCTGGAGCTCGACTCTAACTACATCAAGGCTTACTGGCGACGAGCCCTTGCGAACAGTGCAATTCTGAACTACCGCGATGCCGTGAAAGATTTCAAGGCCGTTGTGAAGCGTGAGCCCGGTAACCGCGATGCGAAATTAAAGTTGGCCGAGTGCGAGAAATTGGTCCGACGGTTGGAATTTGAGAAGGCCATTGAGGTCGCCGACCCTCCGTCTGCTTTTGAGAGCTTGGATATTGATGCTATCCCCGTGGATGATGCGTATGATGGCGTGAAACTCGGGACGGAGATGACTCAGGAGTTCGTTGATGACATGATTGAAAGGTTTaagaatgggaagaagattcACCGGAAGTATGCGTTCCAGATTGTCAAGGCTGTTAAGGACCTTGTCTATGCTGAGCCGACTATGGTTGAGATTGGGGTGGACCAGGGCACGAAGTTGACTGTTTGCGGTGATACTCATG GACAATTCTTCGATCTTTTGGAGATTTTCCGACTGAATGGATACCCTACGGACACTCACGCATATCTCTTCAACGGTGACTTTGTGGATCGTGGCTCATGGTCTACCGAAATCGCTCTCCTCCTTTATGCGTACAAGTGGCTGCGGCCTAACGGTATCTTCCTGAACCGTGGAAACCACGAGACGGACGACATGAACAAGGTATACGGATTCGAAGGCGAATGCAAGGCCAAGTACAACGAAACGATGTTCAAGGTTTTCTCCGAATCATTCTCTGCTCTGCCACTGGCCACATTGATCGGCAACAAGTTCCTTGTCCTCCACGGTGGTCTTTTCTCCAACGATAAGACGACATTGGATGACATTCGCAAGCTCGACCGCCACAACCAAAGGCAGCCCGGACAGCAAgggttgatgatggagatgctTTGGACTGATCCCCAGACGGAGCCCGGCCGTGGACCTAGCAAGCGAGGTGTTGGTCTTCAGTTCGGTCCAGATGTTACCAAGCGCTTCTGTGAGAACAACGGGCTAGAGGCCATTATCCGTTCGCACGAGGTGCGCATGAATGGATACGAAGTTGAGCACGATGGACGATGCATCACCGTCTTCTCCGCTCCTAAGTACTGCGACGCGACAGAGAACAAGGGTGCTTTCATCAAGATTGGACCCGAGCTTAAGCTTGAGTATCAGGTTTTCGAGGCGGTGCCTCACCCAGATATCAAGCCGATG GCCTATGCTCAAAGCTCACTGATGTCTATGATGTGA